The following proteins come from a genomic window of Negativicoccus succinicivorans:
- a CDS encoding DUF1538 domain-containing protein yields the protein MGIFGEKLKEVSQSVLPIVVLIFLLHFFLAPLSFDILLRCVVGTALIILGLAVFHVGVEIGVSPIGMHLGHAVTKYGKMIMVVMSGLVLGFAISMAEPDLRIYGQQVELFTSGYMTEMMLVYAVSAGIAVTLAFGLWRIVRSLALKHVFFLFYAMIGLLCLLVPREFIALSFDASGTTTGAMTVPFFLALAAGVSSIKSSDAVAAEEDSFGLVGIASAGAILGVLLMAFGTAQQPFAANVTVPDQAALEPFWQSLGHLVPHMLLEVFLSILPVTLLFYLAHFFIEKVRGAEFFRINAGVVYTYLGLVIFMTGVNFGFNRAGYELGMEIARLEGSAVLVFVGLVIGLVVILAEPAVFPLVNQIEDITSGYVPRKLVLIALSLAVGSAVALSMLRIVLPGLELWHMLLPGYLIAIALSYFVPNLFVGMAFDSGGVASGPMAATFVLSFASGAARHFPGADVFLDGFGVVALIAMMPIVALQLLGMVFQWKQKRRNEA from the coding sequence ATGGGGATATTCGGCGAAAAGTTAAAAGAAGTGAGCCAGTCGGTGTTGCCGATTGTAGTATTGATTTTTTTACTCCATTTTTTTCTGGCGCCGCTGTCATTTGATATTTTGCTGCGTTGCGTGGTAGGTACGGCGTTGATTATCTTGGGATTGGCCGTGTTTCACGTCGGCGTGGAAATCGGCGTCAGTCCGATCGGGATGCATTTAGGTCATGCCGTAACGAAGTACGGCAAGATGATTATGGTCGTTATGAGCGGTCTTGTCCTCGGCTTTGCCATATCGATGGCGGAGCCAGATCTGCGAATCTATGGACAGCAGGTAGAACTCTTTACATCGGGTTACATGACGGAAATGATGCTGGTGTACGCGGTGTCGGCGGGGATTGCCGTCACTCTGGCATTCGGACTGTGGCGTATCGTTCGTTCCTTAGCGTTGAAACATGTCTTTTTTCTGTTTTACGCAATGATCGGTCTGCTTTGCCTTTTGGTGCCGCGCGAATTTATTGCGCTTTCATTTGATGCCTCCGGCACCACGACAGGGGCGATGACGGTACCTTTTTTCCTCGCGTTGGCCGCCGGCGTTTCCAGTATTAAATCATCGGACGCGGTAGCCGCCGAAGAAGACAGTTTCGGTTTGGTCGGGATCGCCTCCGCGGGCGCTATCCTGGGTGTATTGCTGATGGCGTTCGGTACGGCGCAGCAACCGTTTGCGGCGAATGTGACGGTGCCGGATCAGGCGGCGTTGGAACCGTTTTGGCAAAGTCTCGGTCATTTGGTTCCACATATGCTCTTGGAAGTCTTTTTAAGTATTTTGCCGGTCACACTGCTTTTTTATTTAGCGCATTTTTTTATAGAAAAAGTGCGTGGCGCGGAATTTTTCCGAATTAACGCGGGTGTCGTCTATACCTATCTCGGTCTTGTGATCTTTATGACCGGTGTTAATTTCGGTTTTAACCGCGCGGGGTATGAGCTCGGTATGGAGATTGCACGGCTGGAAGGATCGGCCGTTTTGGTATTCGTCGGTTTGGTCATCGGCCTCGTCGTTATTTTGGCGGAGCCGGCCGTGTTTCCGCTTGTCAATCAGATCGAGGATATCACCAGCGGCTATGTACCGCGCAAACTGGTCTTAATCGCCTTATCGCTCGCCGTCGGCAGCGCGGTGGCGCTTTCGATGCTGCGCATTGTGTTGCCGGGTTTGGAATTGTGGCATATGCTGTTGCCCGGTTACTTGATTGCGATTGCGTTGTCGTATTTCGTACCGAATCTGTTCGTCGGCATGGCGTTTGACTCGGGCGGTGTCGCCTCCGGACCGATGGCGGCCACATTCGTATTGAGCTTTGCCAGCGGTGCGGCACGACACTTTCCGGGCGCGGATGTGTTTTTGGACGGATTCGGTGTCGTGGCGTTGATTGCGATGATGCCGATTGTCGCCTTGCAACTTCTGGGCATGGTCTTTCAATGGAAACAGAAACGGAGGAACGAGGCATGA
- a CDS encoding P-II family nitrogen regulator yields MRESCYWIMVFVLNHGEGADLSAAFHHEHVSGVTVMPAKGSISNSFLAKLGMREIRKDLVFAIEERERARVLLPQMVERFKLVKKNRGIAYALPITGIYGSHALNECKVEKEEGEDIMWQVIYTVVDKGGANAVIESAGAAGARGGTILRGRGSASRNTTMIFDFPIEPEKEVVMVLAPQEKVQSIVGAISNKLHIDEPGHGIIFVQDVAAAYGLVEQK; encoded by the coding sequence ATGAGGGAAAGCTGCTATTGGATAATGGTCTTTGTGTTGAATCACGGCGAGGGCGCGGATCTGAGCGCGGCGTTTCATCATGAACACGTCAGCGGCGTCACCGTGATGCCGGCCAAAGGATCGATCTCGAACTCCTTTCTGGCGAAGCTCGGAATGCGCGAGATTCGCAAAGACTTGGTGTTCGCCATTGAAGAACGCGAGCGGGCGCGTGTGCTCCTGCCGCAAATGGTCGAACGTTTTAAGTTGGTGAAGAAAAATCGCGGAATCGCCTACGCGCTTCCCATTACCGGTATCTACGGATCGCATGCGCTGAACGAATGCAAAGTTGAAAAGGAGGAAGGGGAAGACATTATGTGGCAGGTCATCTATACGGTCGTCGATAAAGGGGGCGCCAACGCCGTCATTGAATCGGCAGGGGCCGCCGGCGCGCGCGGCGGCACGATTTTGCGCGGCCGCGGTTCGGCGTCGCGCAATACCACGATGATTTTCGACTTCCCGATTGAACCGGAAAAAGAAGTCGTTATGGTTTTAGCGCCGCAAGAGAAAGTGCAAAGCATCGTCGGTGCCATTTCCAACAAATTACACATCGATGAGCCGGGGCATGGAATTATTTTTGTACAGGATGTGGCCGCGGCTTACGGCTTGGTCGAACAAAAATAA
- the rplU gene encoding 50S ribosomal protein L21, which produces MYAIIQTGGKQYRVEEGKVITVEKLAQSADEAIEFAEVLSVVDGDSMQFGAPFVKGATVKGKVLTQGRGKKIRVFKYKSKSNYRRRQGHRQPFTKVLIESIALA; this is translated from the coding sequence ATGTACGCAATTATTCAAACTGGTGGTAAACAGTACCGTGTCGAAGAAGGCAAAGTCATTACGGTCGAAAAACTCGCGCAGTCAGCGGATGAAGCGATCGAATTTGCCGAGGTGTTGTCCGTTGTAGATGGTGACAGCATGCAGTTCGGCGCTCCTTTCGTTAAAGGGGCCACGGTCAAAGGCAAAGTGCTTACACAGGGGCGCGGTAAAAAGATCCGTGTCTTCAAGTACAAATCGAAATCGAATTATCGTCGTCGCCAAGGTCACCGTCAGCCTTTCACCAAAGTCCTGATCGAATCGATCGCTTTGGCGTAA
- the yihA gene encoding ribosome biogenesis GTP-binding protein YihA/YsxC — MAEESFRIVESSYLLSAVKLSQCKKDDLKEIAFIGRSNVGKSSLINSLCNHRGLAMVSREPGKTRTINYFSIRSKQAVDGAGDAGESEQNWYLVDLPGYGFAKTGHENRDAWSGFIADYAANSRHLALMCLLIDLRHPQLPIDKKAYQWLRGLGMPLQVIGTKADKLGQSDRQKNIRTIAHEYPGDYPPLMYSSKNHLNRQALLQVIQSFVVDPQEAPHA, encoded by the coding sequence ATGGCAGAGGAATCATTTCGTATTGTAGAATCATCCTACTTGTTATCCGCGGTGAAATTATCGCAATGCAAGAAAGATGATTTGAAAGAGATCGCCTTTATCGGCCGATCCAATGTCGGAAAATCATCACTCATTAACTCGTTGTGCAATCACCGGGGACTGGCGATGGTCAGTCGCGAACCCGGTAAAACGCGCACAATTAATTATTTTTCCATTCGCTCGAAACAAGCTGTCGACGGCGCGGGCGATGCAGGCGAAAGCGAACAGAATTGGTACCTGGTAGACTTGCCGGGGTACGGATTTGCGAAGACCGGTCACGAGAATCGTGATGCGTGGTCGGGTTTTATTGCCGATTATGCGGCGAACTCGCGACACTTGGCATTGATGTGTCTGTTGATCGATTTGCGGCATCCCCAGTTGCCGATTGATAAAAAAGCGTACCAGTGGCTGCGCGGCTTGGGTATGCCCCTGCAAGTCATCGGCACGAAAGCCGATAAACTCGGGCAAAGCGATCGCCAGAAAAATATTCGGACGATCGCGCATGAATATCCGGGTGACTATCCGCCGCTGATGTATTCATCGAAAAATCATCTGAATCGTCAGGCTTTATTGCAGGTGATTCAGAGTTTTGTGGTCGATCCGCAGGAGGCGCCGCATGCATAA
- a CDS encoding flavodoxin family protein, protein MAQTIMVTYASQTGNTKQVAEAIADELGVSAVPMEAADPSQAECIAVGFWVHAGKPCEEATRFLESLAGKKVFLFGTMGAKPSEEHAILSARAARDMIAERNLLLGQFICQGKLADTIQKEVTTLVRFPYGEPVTLTRDMMADSASHPDAADLEAARQEARKAFAKVRR, encoded by the coding sequence ATGGCGCAAACAATTATGGTGACCTATGCGTCGCAAACAGGCAATACCAAACAGGTAGCGGAAGCCATTGCGGATGAATTGGGCGTTTCGGCCGTACCGATGGAAGCTGCGGATCCGTCCCAAGCGGAGTGCATCGCGGTAGGATTTTGGGTGCACGCCGGTAAGCCTTGTGAAGAAGCAACACGCTTTCTGGAAAGTCTTGCAGGGAAAAAAGTGTTTTTGTTCGGCACGATGGGAGCGAAACCATCGGAAGAGCATGCGATTCTGAGCGCGCGGGCGGCGCGTGACATGATCGCGGAACGCAACTTGCTCTTGGGACAATTCATCTGCCAGGGTAAATTGGCGGATACGATTCAAAAAGAAGTGACCACGTTGGTTCGCTTTCCGTACGGTGAGCCCGTGACATTGACGCGAGACATGATGGCGGACTCGGCGTCGCATCCGGATGCGGCGGATCTTGAGGCGGCTCGTCAAGAGGCCCGCAAGGCATTTGCCAAAGTACGCCGGTAA
- a CDS encoding ribosomal-processing cysteine protease Prp: MILVETQVTDGFCTGFSVNGHADYAEHGSDIVCAAVSAVTLTTAGGLKEVAKFRGHYETQSGMLTVQLTDAPDARSQLLIETMLNGLRQIQAQYPERLTIRERRR; encoded by the coding sequence ATGATCCTGGTAGAAACACAGGTAACGGACGGGTTTTGCACAGGGTTTTCCGTTAACGGACATGCGGATTATGCCGAACACGGCTCCGACATTGTCTGCGCGGCGGTCTCTGCCGTGACATTAACAACGGCCGGCGGTCTTAAAGAGGTAGCGAAATTTCGCGGACATTATGAGACGCAGTCGGGAATGCTCACGGTTCAACTTACAGATGCACCCGATGCCCGTTCCCAATTACTGATTGAAACTATGCTGAACGGATTGCGCCAAATTCAGGCGCAGTATCCTGAACGGCTCACCATTAGAGAAAGACGGAGGTGA
- a CDS encoding ABC transporter substrate-binding protein, with the protein MNQKRKRKWMIVVGVIVVLAAVVLLLRGFGEKTPKTVKTTQQLTYTDSLEREVTFNAPTQRVIALDNIEAKIVDALGVTPLAVTTHASLPQRLADKWKALPQLSASPNPAEIAALSPDIVVGPATHVSPEWITDLAEDKVPVLFWKTESLADIENRIYFWGAVLGREPAAEKIIHNMETSIEKTCNAFASVPPKHVLILDVNDNGVGACDSHTLIGNLAQLIPMVNLADELADAPRDKEGLIPIENVMEANLQPQAVIVLREQDAASTGAAAWEELESSAYWQTLPALASGNVTMFTDDEISATVSVRAADAVALLAKTLYGPRDS; encoded by the coding sequence ATGAATCAAAAACGGAAACGAAAATGGATGATCGTCGTCGGCGTGATCGTTGTGCTGGCCGCGGTCGTATTGTTGTTGCGCGGATTCGGTGAGAAAACGCCGAAGACGGTGAAAACGACGCAGCAGCTGACATATACGGACAGTTTGGAACGGGAAGTGACTTTTAACGCGCCGACGCAGCGCGTGATTGCGCTGGATAATATCGAAGCCAAAATTGTGGACGCGTTAGGCGTGACGCCGTTGGCGGTTACGACGCATGCGAGTTTACCGCAACGTCTGGCGGACAAGTGGAAGGCGTTGCCGCAATTGAGCGCGAGTCCCAATCCGGCGGAAATCGCCGCCCTTTCACCCGATATCGTTGTGGGTCCGGCCACGCATGTATCGCCGGAGTGGATCACTGATTTGGCGGAAGATAAGGTGCCGGTGCTTTTTTGGAAAACGGAATCATTGGCGGATATTGAAAATCGGATTTATTTCTGGGGCGCTGTTTTGGGACGAGAACCTGCCGCGGAAAAAATTATCCACAATATGGAAACGAGCATTGAAAAAACATGCAATGCATTCGCATCGGTGCCCCCGAAACATGTGTTGATTCTTGATGTGAACGACAACGGTGTAGGCGCCTGTGACAGTCATACGCTGATCGGAAACTTGGCGCAGCTGATTCCGATGGTCAACCTGGCCGATGAATTGGCGGATGCGCCGCGTGACAAGGAAGGCCTGATCCCGATCGAAAACGTGATGGAGGCCAACCTGCAACCGCAAGCCGTGATCGTTCTGCGCGAACAGGATGCGGCATCGACGGGAGCCGCGGCTTGGGAAGAGTTGGAATCGTCCGCTTATTGGCAAACATTGCCGGCGCTGGCATCCGGCAATGTAACGATGTTTACCGATGACGAGATCTCCGCTACGGTAAGCGTGCGAGCGGCGGATGCTGTTGCACTGCTTGCGAAAACTTTATACGGACCGCGTGATTCGTAA